One Nostoc sp. UHCC 0302 DNA window includes the following coding sequences:
- a CDS encoding DUF262 domain-containing protein: MPAIKPFDNITELLLNLLQSTKDGKTQLPDFQRSWVWNDEQIRGILASISLSYPVGVVMMLQTGNPDVRFEARLIEGVTLNKSTEPERMILDGQQRLTSLFQALLLGKAVITKDSRGKKINRWYYIDITKALDPNFERQEAVVSLPEDKITRNFRNEIQKDYSTPEKEYENGLFPLAQIFDYSDWMINYNEFWNFNRDKSRLFNTFNQEIIKSFEQYLVPVILLKKGTPREAICQVFEKVNTGGVSLTVFELLTATFAAEKFQLREDWAKREKELKAIAVLGNIQNTDLLQAITLVATHEQESSSISCTRKDILNLKLKEYKNWADKVTEGFKKAAKLLHTQKILSARDLPYQSQLTALAAIFAVLGDRSEKDPVRAKLVRWYWCGIFGELYSSAIESRLAKDLSQVLKWLDFDDSEPDTITDANFAPNRLVRLYTRRSAAYKGLSALLLRDKGCDFLTGYEIDALKEFDESIDIHHIFPRYWCQKQGIKNELYDSVINKTPLSARTNRIIGSNAPSVYLSNLQKGVNITEERMDQILRSHVIDPAALRSDNFEAFFKSRQINLLKRIEKAMGKSILSDTELIYESEYIEPIEYDELIIN, encoded by the coding sequence ATGCCAGCTATCAAGCCCTTCGACAATATCACAGAGCTACTACTTAACCTGTTACAGTCCACAAAAGACGGGAAAACGCAACTACCAGATTTCCAACGCTCTTGGGTTTGGAACGATGAGCAGATACGTGGCATATTAGCCAGTATTTCGCTCTCTTACCCAGTCGGTGTAGTTATGATGCTTCAAACTGGTAATCCTGATGTCCGGTTCGAGGCTCGTCTCATCGAAGGTGTGACACTTAATAAGTCTACAGAACCAGAAAGAATGATCTTGGATGGACAGCAGCGATTAACCTCGCTTTTTCAAGCGCTTCTTTTAGGCAAGGCTGTAATAACAAAAGACTCGCGCGGTAAAAAGATTAACCGTTGGTATTACATTGATATTACCAAGGCACTTGATCCCAACTTTGAACGCCAAGAGGCAGTTGTCAGCTTGCCAGAGGATAAAATTACTCGCAATTTTCGTAATGAGATTCAGAAAGACTACTCAACACCTGAAAAAGAGTACGAAAACGGTCTATTTCCGCTTGCACAAATTTTTGACTACTCTGATTGGATGATAAACTATAACGAATTTTGGAACTTTAATAGAGATAAAAGTAGACTATTCAATACATTTAATCAGGAAATCATCAAGTCATTTGAGCAGTATCTAGTGCCAGTCATCTTGCTGAAAAAGGGAACACCTAGAGAGGCAATATGTCAAGTTTTTGAGAAGGTGAATACTGGTGGTGTTTCTCTCACTGTCTTCGAGTTACTGACGGCTACATTTGCTGCTGAGAAGTTCCAACTGCGAGAAGATTGGGCAAAGCGCGAAAAGGAACTGAAAGCTATAGCAGTACTTGGTAATATTCAAAATACTGATTTATTACAAGCTATCACCTTAGTTGCTACTCACGAACAGGAAAGTAGCAGTATTAGTTGTACTCGTAAAGATATTTTAAATCTGAAACTAAAGGAATATAAAAATTGGGCTGATAAAGTTACTGAAGGATTTAAGAAAGCTGCTAAACTACTCCATACACAAAAGATATTGTCTGCTAGAGATTTACCCTATCAATCTCAACTAACAGCCCTTGCAGCAATTTTTGCAGTACTAGGTGATCGCAGTGAAAAAGATCCGGTGCGTGCTAAATTAGTACGTTGGTATTGGTGTGGAATTTTTGGCGAACTTTACAGTAGTGCAATTGAAAGCCGCCTTGCCAAAGATTTATCACAAGTATTGAAATGGCTCGATTTTGATGATTCTGAACCTGACACAATCACAGATGCTAACTTTGCCCCAAATCGTCTTGTGAGACTTTACACCCGTCGGAGTGCTGCATATAAAGGTTTGTCTGCTTTGCTATTGCGGGATAAGGGATGTGATTTTCTCACAGGTTATGAAATTGACGCTTTGAAAGAATTCGATGAATCTATTGATATCCATCACATTTTTCCACGCTATTGGTGTCAAAAACAGGGTATCAAAAACGAGCTTTATGACAGTGTGATTAATAAAACACCCCTGTCAGCTAGAACTAACAGAATTATTGGCAGTAACGCACCAAGTGTTTATTTATCTAATCTTCAAAAAGGAGTAAATATCACTGAAGAACGTATGGATCAAATTTTGCGATCGCATGTTATAGATCCAGCTGCTCTACGTTCAGATAATTTTGAAGCTTTCTTTAAATCTAGGCAAATAAATCTACTTAAAAGAATTGAGAAAGCTATGGGTAAATCTATTTTATCTGATACCGAGCTAATTTATGAATCAGAGTATATAGAGCCAATTGAGTATGATGAATTAATAATAAATTAA
- a CDS encoding Uma2 family endonuclease, with protein MLLELKRIYVPPGQRVLLQDVTWEELETILEDLGEHRAARIAYNRGILEIMAPLPEHEDDKEIISDLVKALLEELDIEFRCLGSTTFKNQAMAQGIEPDQCFYIKNEFKVRGKKRLDLTVDPPPDLALEIDITSRTHPNIYEALKVPELWRFEKSKLQINILQNGSYIESQESLNFPKLPLIEAIPLYLEQSRSAGRNTTLKAFRLWVQQQIQQL; from the coding sequence ATGTTGTTGGAATTAAAACGCATCTATGTTCCACCGGGACAAAGAGTGCTGCTGCAAGATGTAACCTGGGAAGAATTGGAAACAATTCTAGAGGATTTGGGAGAACACCGTGCAGCACGAATTGCTTATAACAGGGGAATACTGGAGATTATGGCTCCACTGCCAGAACATGAAGATGATAAAGAAATTATTAGCGATTTAGTCAAAGCGCTTCTGGAAGAACTGGATATTGAGTTTAGATGTCTTGGTTCTACCACTTTCAAAAATCAAGCAATGGCTCAGGGTATAGAACCTGACCAGTGTTTTTATATAAAAAATGAATTTAAGGTTCGTGGTAAGAAGCGGCTAGATTTAACAGTAGACCCTCCTCCAGATTTAGCACTAGAAATTGATATCACCTCTCGCACTCATCCTAATATTTATGAGGCGTTAAAAGTGCCTGAGCTTTGGCGTTTTGAAAAAAGTAAATTACAAATAAATATCTTGCAAAACGGTAGTTATATAGAGTCTCAGGAAAGTTTAAATTTTCCCAAATTACCGTTGATTGAAGCGATTCCTCTATATCTTGAGCAAAGTAGAAGTGCAGGCCGGAATACTACGCTCAAAGCTTTTCGGTTGTGGGTACAACAGCAGATACAGCAACTATGA
- a CDS encoding helix-turn-helix domain-containing protein, producing the protein MSEDSSQDKLFDSYDLQESKFLTPFQQKALLKNLQANLQPEYRRRIEIMLLADTGKSQSQICEIIGCSQEMARYWIGIAEAGMAHKWNERPIGRPKTVNDQYIERLKELVSHSPREYGYAFSYWTAQWLSKHLANEFGIEISDRHINRLLKQMGLSTKRKNSQQETDQTKDTGDAGIKIGDLQSNSEPSLHWSFNLIQNN; encoded by the coding sequence ATGTCAGAAGATTCCAGCCAAGATAAGCTTTTTGATAGTTACGATCTGCAAGAGAGCAAGTTCTTAACTCCTTTTCAGCAAAAAGCACTGTTGAAAAACTTGCAAGCTAATTTACAGCCAGAATATCGACGGCGGATTGAAATTATGTTACTGGCTGATACAGGTAAATCTCAAAGTCAAATCTGTGAAATTATCGGTTGTTCTCAGGAAATGGCACGATACTGGATTGGTATAGCAGAAGCGGGTATGGCGCATAAATGGAATGAGCGTCCAATAGGCAGGCCCAAAACTGTAAATGATCAATATATTGAACGTTTGAAAGAATTGGTAAGCCATAGTCCACGTGAATATGGGTACGCATTTAGCTACTGGACTGCTCAATGGTTAAGCAAACATCTAGCAAATGAATTTGGCATCGAAATCAGCGATCGCCACATTAACCGCTTGCTGAAACAAATGGGGCTTTCCACCAAGCGTAAAAACAGCCAGCAAGAAACCGATCAAACTAAAGATACTGGCGATGCTGGCATTAAAATAGGTGACTTGCAATCTAACTCCGAACCCAGTTTGCATTGGTCATTCAATCTGATTCAGAATAACTAA